Genomic window (Drosophila sulfurigaster albostrigata strain 15112-1811.04 chromosome 2R, ASM2355843v2, whole genome shotgun sequence):
AGAAAAATATCGTTAAGTTTCagtgcataaaataaaagtacaaaagTTAGAACAGCAGACAATATggacaaaaagaagaaacttcAAAGCTTTTCTGATGCTGGCAATTGGTATGgttttatataaatgcaagtattgatgaaattattaaagtacATTTTTTGTACTAGCTCGACTGACTATTCATTGGGAGCTGTCGCAAACAGACCTCGGCGCAGTCTCAGTTCAAGCAGCAGTGGTGAAAGCAGCAAAAGTGGCGGCAgtagcagcgacagcgattCGTCAGACAACGAACATGCTACCGAAAATAAGTGTGCTGATTTGGAGAATATTATGTCAGATGCAGAGACCAATGCAGTCTTTCGAATGGATGAGTATTTCAGGGAAAAGTACCTAGACAGATTAGCCGTTGAGTTCAAGTCCGAATGGCCAGAAATTGATTCTGATATGGCCGCTAGTCAGCCAAGTCTCATGCGGATGCCCAACTTTATGCCGTTCGATCAGAAGCCCTACGAGATGCTGGACTATAAAGATGAAGCTTCCAAAGAGGACCTTAGAGATTGTGAGTCACGAGAGGCTTTTCTTACTAATCTAAAGACCACAGTGCGTTGGCGTGAGATTCAAAATGCAACTGGTGAAGTTTACCAAGAGTCGAATGCACGCATTGTTCGATGGTCAGATGGCTCGCAAACTTTTCATGTGGGCGCCGAGGCTTTTGATGTAGTCCGTATGCCCCTTTCTGGTACTATGAACCAAT
Coding sequences:
- the LOC133838447 gene encoding another transcription unit protein-like, which produces MDKKKKLQSFSDAGNCSTDYSLGAVANRPRRSLSSSSSGESSKSGGSSSDSDSSDNEHATENKCADLENIMSDAETNAVFRMDEYFREKYLDRLAVEFKSEWPEIDSDMAASQPSLMRMPNFMPFDQKPYEMLDYKDEASKEDLRDCESREAFLTNLKTTVRWREIQNATGEVYQESNARIVRWSDGSQTFHVGAEAFDVVRMPLSGTMNQFYLRSGNYYKLHCPIKEKLTLRPKLDSSFGMSHVQGMRQRAIYKPSTTSGVKILPDLTTNPIVERDRKIREESANQRREWGRQRYSSVQPLQHYSSYKSNN